A region of the Sulfurimonas crateris genome:
GGGAGAAAAATGGAGTGTTATTGCGGCAGTAAAAAAGAGTTTAATGAGTGTTGTGAACCGTTTTTAGATGGTGATTCAAAACCGAGCACACCCGAAGAGCTTATGCGAAGCAGATACAGCGCTTATGTTATTGGCAATGTTGAGTACATAATAAATACGGCCGTAGAAGAGAACCGATACCCTGATGATGCAGTGCTTATAGAGGAGTTCTCAAGAACTGTTTCGTGGCTAAAACTAGAAGTGTTGCAGGCAAAAGAGAGTATGGTTGAGTTTAAAGCTTACTATAGAGACAATGAGGGTATAAAGGTTCAGCATGAGAGAAGCATCTTTGTTTATGAGGATGGTGTTTGGCTCTACAAGGATGGGAAACACTTCAACTCTAAGATAGAGCGCAATGAACCCTGCCCGTGCGGGAGCGGTAAAAAATATAAAAAGTGCTGTGAGACAAAGCAAAACAATTAATATGTTAAAATTCCATCATAAAATTTTTATAATAGATAATTATTACAAACAGGAAAACAGATGCAAAATATCATCGCAAGTATAGATTTCGAGGCTCTTTTTAAACTCTCTTCAATTATAGGTCTAAGCATAATCACTTCAATAATCGCCTATTTCGTATCAAAAAAATATATTATAAAGATCATTCATAAGCTGATATTTAAAACAAAATCGAGCTGGGATGACAGTTTTATAAAAACAGGATTTTTTGAGCAGCTTTCCCATCTTATTCCGCCGCTTGTCATCCTCTACTTCTCTAGTATGTACCCTCAAAATATGCAAGATGCGCTCTCACAGATAGTCGGTTTTTGGATAGCTATCGTAATTATTAAGAGCATAGACAGGTTTCTATCTGCTCTTTTGGATATATACAACTCTTTGGAAGTTTCAAAAGATAAGCCTATAAAAGGGTATATCCAGCTACTTAAGATGTTTGTATATATCTTAGGTTTTATCATAGCCGTATGTCTTTTAGTCGGTGTTTCTCCGTGGGGCGTTCTAAGTGGTGTGGGTGCATTTACCGCGGTACTTATGTTCATCTTCAAAGATACCATCCTCTCACTTGTCGCAAGCGTGCAGATCGTGGCTAACGACCTCTTTAAGGTAGGCGACTGGATAGAGGCTCCAAATTTTGGAGCAGATGGAGAGGTAATTGATATCGCCCTGCACTCCGTAAAGGTGCAAAACTGGGACAAAACTATTGTGACTATACCTACTTACAAGTTTATGGAGAACTCCTTTAAGAACTGGCGCGGGATGAGCGATAGCGGCGGCAGACGTATAAAAAGAGCTCTTTTTATAGATGTAAACTCCATAAAGTTCTGCACTCCTCAGCTTTTGGAAAAACTGAATAAAATAGAGATAATAAAAGATTATCTGCAAGAGAAGCAAAAAGTAGTAGATACTACGGATGAGATAACTCTAAACAAGAGAAAGCTCACAAATATAGGTACTTTTAGAGAGTATGTAAAGAGATACCTGCAAAACAATCCAAATATTGACAGCAAAAACTTCACATTTATAGTCAGACAGCTTCAACCGACTTCAAAAGGCGTGCCTCTTGAGATCTACGCTTTTAGCAACAAAAACAAGTGGGCGGAGTATGAGGATATACAGTCGGATATATTTGACCATCTTCTTGTCGCTCTAAAAGAGTTTGACCTAAAACTATATCAAGAACCATCGGGAGAGTTTAGCTCGATTAAACAATAGACTTTATATACTCATGAACCTCTTTGGCGTCTCCTCTAAAAGCGACCAGATGAGAGCGCTTTTGTATCTGATAGTCATACATCGGGTCGTAATACTCACGTAGCAGATACTCTACCCACTCCTTGTACTTCTCATAAGAGCCGCTTCTCTTCTGCTCCCCAAGCGCATCTTCAAAAATAGCAGATACTTCCCTGTATCTCTGGTCTCCAAGCCGCCTTTTTATTCGCTCCATCGCACTTTTAATATCCAGCTGCCACGCCTCAAAAGCATCCACGTACTCTGCACCCTCGTACGTTTTTTGAGCATCAACGACATACTCGTTTAGTGTTATCTCTATGCGCTCATCCATCGGTGTCTCAAGTATGACCAGAGGCGCCTTTGGCAATATCTCAATAAAGCTCTCAGGCATAAAGACGCTGCCGACATGCTTTCCCTCATCTTCAAAGACAAGCGTCTTAAACCCCTCTTCTGCCTTTTGAACTATTTTATATATCATGTTATTCTCAAAATCTATCTGCGTGGTCTGCTGCGTTATCTTCTGCCCAAAGGAGGAGCCTCTATGGTTTGCCAATCCCTCAAGGTCGATAGCATTTTGCATCTTTTTTAGCTCTATGGTCTTTCCACTTCCTGTTCTGCCGCCAAGAAGCAGAGGTTTGAAATGGTTATAGGAGTTCTCAAGCTCATCCAATAGATAGCTTCTAAACGCTTTGTAACCACCCTTTAGACGCACTATCTCTCTGCCTCTCTCACCAATCCACTCTTGAGCGATCCTAGAGCGCTGACCGCCTCTAAAGCAGTATAGAAGTGTATCTGGGTTTGCATCCATAAAGCTGAGCCAAGCCTGAACCCGCTGCTCTTTGATCTCTCCGCTAACAAGCTCATGTCCAAGTTCTATCGCCTTTGCATTTCCCTTGTTTTTATAGCATATCCCCACTTCATGTCGCTCTTCATCGCTCATAATAGGGAGATTTACTGCATTTAAAAACGCGCCTTTTTTAAACTCAACGGGTGCACGCACATCGATAAGAGGAGTGTTGTTTAAGACAATAGACTTAAAATCATCAAAGAGTTTGGACACCTACAGAACCTCTACTAAATGTTTGCCTTGCGCCACCGTCTCACCGATCGGCTCAAGCTCTAAACCTTCTGAACGTGCAACGCTGTAAAACTCTTCCAGAGCATCTTTTTTAACAAGCACCAAAAGCCCGCCTGATGTCTGCGCATCGCAGAGTATCTCTCTTTGTCTGTCATCCATCTGAGATATCTTATGACCGTAGCTCATAAAGTTTTTGCGAGATCCGCCCGGTATGCAGCCTAAAGCTCTATATTTTTCAACATTTGGCAAAAGCGGGACTTTATCAAACCAGATATTGGCACTTATTTCACTTGCCTCGCACACTTCGCTCAAATGTCCTAAAAGACCAAATCCGGTAACGTCGGTCATGCTTACGACACTCTTCAAGCTTGCCAATGCGCTGCCTGACTTGTTAAGTGTAACCATCGCATTAACTGCCGCATCTATATGTGTGTCTTCTATCTTCTTTTGTTTTTGCGCCGTTGTAAGTATCCCTATGCCGATGGGCTTTGTGAGAAATATATAGCAATCCTCTTCACCGCCGCTGTTTTTCATAAGGTTTTCATTCTCGACCAAGCCCGTAACCGCAAGCCCGAAGATAGGCTCGGGAGAGTCTATGGAGTGTCCGCCCGCAAGAGGAATTCCTGCCTCTTCGCAAACCGCGCGTCCTCCATCTATAACTTGCTGTGCCACATCCGCACTTAACTTGTCAATAGGCCAACCAAAGATTGAGATTGCCATAAGAGGCTTCCCTCCCATTGCATAAATATCACTTAGCGCATTTGTAGCAGCGATGCGCCCGAAAGTAAAAGGATCATCCACGATAGGCATAAAAAAGTCTGTGGTCGAGAGAACCGATGTTCCATTACCCAAATCATAAGCCGCCGCATCATCTTTATGCTCGTTTCCAACAAGAAGCTGAGGGTACAGAGCAGTTGAAATATTGGTTTTTAGTATCTCATCAAGAAGCATCGGGGAGATCTTGCATCCGCACCCTGCTCCATGACTATATTCGGTAAGTTTTATTTGTTCCATTATTTTCCTTGAAAATAGCGATACTACTTATGCAGCGCTAGCTCTTTTTTTAGATATTCGCCCGTATAAGAGCCTGTTTTCTTATGCTCATCTGCGACCTTTTCAGGGCTTCCCTCAGCGATAATAAGACCGCCGCCGCTTCCGCCCTCAGGTCCCATGTCTATGATATAGTCGGCATTTTTTATCATATCTAGGTTGTGTTCAATAATAAGCACAGAGTTGCCAAGCTCTACGAACTTGTGAAGAACACCCGTGAGTCTATCCACATCTGCAAAATGAAGCCCTGTCGTCGGTTCATCAAGTATATAGAGCGTCTTGCCGGTATCTTTGCGGCTAAGCTCCTTTGAGAGCTTGATTCTTTGTGCCTCACCGCCTGATAGCGTTACTGCATTTTGACCTAGAGTTATGTAGCCAAGCCCAACATCTACAAGCGTGGACATGATCTGGTTTATCTTTGGGATGGGCTTAAAAAACTCATACGCCTCATCGACGCTCATCCTTAAGACATCCGATATATTTTTGCCCTTATAAAAGACCTCTAATGTCTGTTGGTTGTAGCGCGTGCCTTTACATGTGTCACACTTGACCATGATGTCCGGTAAAAAGTGCATCTCGATCTTGTTTTCGCCCTCACCTTGACACTTCTCACATCTTCCGCCTTTGACATTGAAACTAAATCTAGAACTTGTATAGCCTCTTATCTGTGCCTCTTTTGTCTGTGCAAAGAGATTTCTTATCTCGTCCATGACACCCGTATATGTAGCAGGATTTGAGCGAGGAGTTCGCCCAATCGGGCTTTGGTCAAGATAGATCACTTTGTCCACATGTTCAAGCCCCGTTATCTCGACACCGGCAACTTTGTTGACCTTTCTTGCATGATTTAAAAGCTCTCTTGCTGTAGGAAGGAGTGTCTGAAGCATCAAAGAGCTCTTTCCGCTTCCGCTCACACCCGTTATACAGACAAAGTTATTTAGAGGTATCTTTGCGCTTAAATCGTTTATATTGTTGAGCGTAACATTCTTTATCTCTATAAATTTATCCTGTTTACGTCTGTAAAAATACTCAATCTTTTTTCTGCCGTAAAGATAATCAGCTGTGAGAGTTTTTGCCTTTTTTAACTTGTCAAGAGTTCCTGCAAAAACAACATCTCCGCCAAATTTTCCTGCACCCGCTCCAATATCTACGATAAAGTCTGCATTCTCTATGGTCTCTTTGTCATGTTCGACGACTATAACACTGTTTCCCTTCTCTTGCAGGCTTCTAAGTGTTCTAATAAGTTTTAGCGTATCTCTCTCATGCAGTCCGATGCTAGGCTCGTCCAGAACATACAAAACACCCGTTAAACCGCTGCCGATCTGCGAAGCTATGCGGATTCTCTGCGCCTCTCCCCCACTTATGGTTCTTGCGTCACGCCCAAGGGTAATATAGCCAAGCCCGACATCAAACAAAAAGTAGAGTCTCTCTCGTATCTCATTTAAAATAGGTGCAGATATCTGTTCATTCTGCTTTGAAAGAGATGAAAAGTTCTCCTCCTCTTTGAACCACTCATAGCTCTTTGCAATAGGCATATCCAAAATATCAGCAATACCTTTGCTTGCCACTTTTACTGCGAGTGATTCTCTTTTTAGTCTGTGTCCTTTGCAGACGTTACAGATCTTCTCGCTCATATAGTCAGCGAGCTCTTTCTCATCTTTGAACATATCGTATGCTATCTTGACAATTCCAGGCCAGACTCTCTTTACCTCATGGTTTTTCCACAGAAAACTCACTTCATCGATCCCGCCGTGGAGTATCGCTTTTTGCTTATACTCAGGCAGTTCACTATAAGGCACCGTGATGTCAATGTCGTTTGCCGCACAAAAGCCCTTTAAAAAGGTAAAGTAGTACCCTTTGTTAAAACCGTACACGATCTTTACAGCGCCCTTTTCTATGCAGAGATCTCTGTCGATTATCTTGTCTTGATCGAGTGCGTAGCGAAGTCCAAGACCGTCACACTCGCTGCAAGCTCCCTTCGGGGAGTTAAAAGAGAAAGAGAGCGGCTCTAGCGGATCAAAACTGATCTTACAGTCAAAACATGCATTGTGCTCACTGTAGTGGATATTGGAGTTTTTAAGCCCAAGCTCTTCATGATTTAATATGTCTATCTCAAGTTCGCCGTAGCTCTCTTTTAGCGCCTTTTCAACATCTGCGGCTATTCTCTCTTTGTTCTCTTCCTTGACTACGACTCTATCTATAACGACCTTGATGGTATGTTTTTTTGTTTTGCTAAGCTCTATCTCTTCATCGAGCCTTACCATTACGCCATCAATCATGGCACGCACATACCCTTTATGCACCAAAGACTCTAAAATATCATGAAAACTTCCCTTTTTTTCACGTACCAAAGGCGCTAAAAGAACGAGCTTTGCACCATCGGGAAGTTTTGCGACCTCTGCAATAATATCAGAAGCACTCATCTGGGAGACAACCTTGCCGCACTTATGACAGTGCTGAGTGCCTATTCTGGCGTAGAGAAGTCTTAGGTAGTCATATATTTCAGTGATTGTTCCCACCGTTGAGCGTGGATTTTTAGAGGTTGTTTTTTGATCGATGGCAATTGCCGGAGTAAGTCCCTCTATCTTATCGACATCAGGCTTGCTTACACGATCTAAAAACTGTCTTGCATAAGAAGATAGAGACTCCATATAGCGTCTCTGCCCCTCTGCGTAGAGCGTATCAAAAGCCAGAGTTGATTTTCCGCTTCCGCTAAGACCGGTAAATACGACCAGCTCATTTTTTGGGATCTCCAACGATATATTTTTTAAGTTGTTCTCTCTTGCACCGACTATCTTTATAACATCTTTTTTTTTCATTTATGACCTAAATTCCTCTAAAATAATATTCTCTGTATCAAGTATATAACAATTAATAGATA
Encoded here:
- the uvrA gene encoding excinuclease ABC subunit UvrA, translating into MKKKDVIKIVGARENNLKNISLEIPKNELVVFTGLSGSGKSTLAFDTLYAEGQRRYMESLSSYARQFLDRVSKPDVDKIEGLTPAIAIDQKTTSKNPRSTVGTITEIYDYLRLLYARIGTQHCHKCGKVVSQMSASDIIAEVAKLPDGAKLVLLAPLVREKKGSFHDILESLVHKGYVRAMIDGVMVRLDEEIELSKTKKHTIKVVIDRVVVKEENKERIAADVEKALKESYGELEIDILNHEELGLKNSNIHYSEHNACFDCKISFDPLEPLSFSFNSPKGACSECDGLGLRYALDQDKIIDRDLCIEKGAVKIVYGFNKGYYFTFLKGFCAANDIDITVPYSELPEYKQKAILHGGIDEVSFLWKNHEVKRVWPGIVKIAYDMFKDEKELADYMSEKICNVCKGHRLKRESLAVKVASKGIADILDMPIAKSYEWFKEEENFSSLSKQNEQISAPILNEIRERLYFLFDVGLGYITLGRDARTISGGEAQRIRIASQIGSGLTGVLYVLDEPSIGLHERDTLKLIRTLRSLQEKGNSVIVVEHDKETIENADFIVDIGAGAGKFGGDVVFAGTLDKLKKAKTLTADYLYGRKKIEYFYRRKQDKFIEIKNVTLNNINDLSAKIPLNNFVCITGVSGSGKSSLMLQTLLPTARELLNHARKVNKVAGVEITGLEHVDKVIYLDQSPIGRTPRSNPATYTGVMDEIRNLFAQTKEAQIRGYTSSRFSFNVKGGRCEKCQGEGENKIEMHFLPDIMVKCDTCKGTRYNQQTLEVFYKGKNISDVLRMSVDEAYEFFKPIPKINQIMSTLVDVGLGYITLGQNAVTLSGGEAQRIKLSKELSRKDTGKTLYILDEPTTGLHFADVDRLTGVLHKFVELGNSVLIIEHNLDMIKNADYIIDMGPEGGSGGGLIIAEGSPEKVADEHKKTGSYTGEYLKKELALHK
- a CDS encoding mechanosensitive ion channel family protein; protein product: MQNIIASIDFEALFKLSSIIGLSIITSIIAYFVSKKYIIKIIHKLIFKTKSSWDDSFIKTGFFEQLSHLIPPLVILYFSSMYPQNMQDALSQIVGFWIAIVIIKSIDRFLSALLDIYNSLEVSKDKPIKGYIQLLKMFVYILGFIIAVCLLVGVSPWGVLSGVGAFTAVLMFIFKDTILSLVASVQIVANDLFKVGDWIEAPNFGADGEVIDIALHSVKVQNWDKTIVTIPTYKFMENSFKNWRGMSDSGGRRIKRALFIDVNSIKFCTPQLLEKLNKIEIIKDYLQEKQKVVDTTDEITLNKRKLTNIGTFREYVKRYLQNNPNIDSKNFTFIVRQLQPTSKGVPLEIYAFSNKNKWAEYEDIQSDIFDHLLVALKEFDLKLYQEPSGEFSSIKQ
- the selD gene encoding selenide, water dikinase SelD, encoding MEQIKLTEYSHGAGCGCKISPMLLDEILKTNISTALYPQLLVGNEHKDDAAAYDLGNGTSVLSTTDFFMPIVDDPFTFGRIAATNALSDIYAMGGKPLMAISIFGWPIDKLSADVAQQVIDGGRAVCEEAGIPLAGGHSIDSPEPIFGLAVTGLVENENLMKNSGGEEDCYIFLTKPIGIGILTTAQKQKKIEDTHIDAAVNAMVTLNKSGSALASLKSVVSMTDVTGFGLLGHLSEVCEASEISANIWFDKVPLLPNVEKYRALGCIPGGSRKNFMSYGHKISQMDDRQREILCDAQTSGGLLVLVKKDALEEFYSVARSEGLELEPIGETVAQGKHLVEVL
- a CDS encoding YchJ family protein — encoded protein: MECYCGSKKEFNECCEPFLDGDSKPSTPEELMRSRYSAYVIGNVEYIINTAVEENRYPDDAVLIEEFSRTVSWLKLEVLQAKESMVEFKAYYRDNEGIKVQHERSIFVYEDGVWLYKDGKHFNSKIERNEPCPCGSGKKYKKCCETKQNN
- the mnmH gene encoding tRNA 2-selenouridine(34) synthase MnmH, which encodes MSKLFDDFKSIVLNNTPLIDVRAPVEFKKGAFLNAVNLPIMSDEERHEVGICYKNKGNAKAIELGHELVSGEIKEQRVQAWLSFMDANPDTLLYCFRGGQRSRIAQEWIGERGREIVRLKGGYKAFRSYLLDELENSYNHFKPLLLGGRTGSGKTIELKKMQNAIDLEGLANHRGSSFGQKITQQTTQIDFENNMIYKIVQKAEEGFKTLVFEDEGKHVGSVFMPESFIEILPKAPLVILETPMDERIEITLNEYVVDAQKTYEGAEYVDAFEAWQLDIKSAMERIKRRLGDQRYREVSAIFEDALGEQKRSGSYEKYKEWVEYLLREYYDPMYDYQIQKRSHLVAFRGDAKEVHEYIKSIV